GCGTAACTCCAGCGGTTGGTCAACCACCGGCGACTGTAATAATCTCTCAACTTGTGCTTCGCTGAGATCTTTTGGCAGACGCTGAGGCAATTTTGGCGACGCCAGCGCCGCGCTGGGATCGTCGGAGCGTAATTTCTCGCGATACAGGTGCTGAAACAGACGCCGCATGGCGCTTAACAGCCGTGCGGAGCTGGTGGCTTTATATCCCCCCTCCATTCGCTCGGCAAGCAGGGCCTGCAAATCGTCGCTTTGCGCCGTGGCAAGAGAGAGGCCGCGATGGTGTAACCATGCCACCAGCATAGCCAGATCGCGTCGGTAGGCGCTAAGGGTATTCTCGGCAAGATTCTTCTCCAGCCAGAGCGCATCGAGAAACTGTTCGATGAGTGAGAGATCCTTTTCCACGTCCGCCTCTTTCGTTCTGCAATGGGGCATTATGCCTGAATGGGTGTTGTTTCTGGTACACTACTCGCAAAGTCATAGCAAGTATTGAGACATTTTAGCGATGAATATTGGTCTGTTTTATGGTTCCAGCACCTGCTACACCGAGATGGCCGCAGAGAAAATTCGCGACATTATCGGCCCGGAACTGGTCACCCTGCATAACCTTAAAGACGATGCCCCATCGATGATGGAGCAGTATGACGTGCTCATTCTGGGCATCCCGACCTGGGATTTCGGCGAACTGCAGGAAGGCTGGGAAGCCATCTGGGATCGGCTCGATTCCCTGCAGCTTGAAGGCAAAATCATCGCGCTGTACGGCATGGGCGATCAGCTGGGCTACGGCGAATGGTTCCTCGATGCGCTGGGTATGCTGCATGACAAGCTGGCACCGAAAGGGGTGACGTTCATCGGTTACTGGCCGACAGAAGGCTATGAATTTACCAGTAAGAAACCGATCATCGCCAACGGCCAGCTGTTTGTCGGACTGGCTCTCGATGAAACCAACCAGTACGACCTCAGTGAAGAGCGCCTGCAGAACTGGTGCGAGCAGATCCTCGGTGAAATGGCGGAGCAGTTCAGTTAAACCGCTATCGCCCCTGCGTCGGCTGCTGTGAAATCATCCGACGCAGATCCCGCCACTCCCCTTCTTCCATACTGTCTGCCGCCAGCCATAAATGATGGCAGCGTTGTCCTGCGCCTTTGCGCAAGCGCAGCATCATGCCGGAATTGAGCATCCACGGCGTGCCGACAATCTCCCATTCGTTGCCCAGCCAGTGCAGCCGGGAATCCATGAACAGTTTGATTTCACCCTGGCGGGCGTTAATGCGCCGCTGGCTGCGTACGCTATCAAACACCACCAGCGACAGCAGTATCAGCCATAACGGGGTGTAGCTCAGCGGCCACGGCATCAGCAGAATGAAGGCCGCGACCAGGCCGTGGAGCAGTAGAGACATCCACTGGGAGCGCCACGAGACGCGTAGATCAGATTGCCACAGGACCACGTTCCCGATTCCGTGTCTGAATTAAAAGCACCATCCGTTGCAGTTCGGTGTCGGCGGGTTCGCCGTGATTCATCAACCAGTTGAATAAGTCAGGATCGTCGTTCTCCAGCAGGCGGATAAAGAGCTGCTTATCCTCATCGC
This DNA window, taken from Leclercia adecarboxylata, encodes the following:
- the fldB gene encoding flavodoxin FldB; translated protein: MNIGLFYGSSTCYTEMAAEKIRDIIGPELVTLHNLKDDAPSMMEQYDVLILGIPTWDFGELQEGWEAIWDRLDSLQLEGKIIALYGMGDQLGYGEWFLDALGMLHDKLAPKGVTFIGYWPTEGYEFTSKKPIIANGQLFVGLALDETNQYDLSEERLQNWCEQILGEMAEQFS
- a CDS encoding protein YgfX, which encodes MVLWQSDLRVSWRSQWMSLLLHGLVAAFILLMPWPLSYTPLWLILLSLVVFDSVRSQRRINARQGEIKLFMDSRLHWLGNEWEIVGTPWMLNSGMMLRLRKGAGQRCHHLWLAADSMEEGEWRDLRRMISQQPTQGR
- the sdhE gene encoding FAD assembly factor SdhE codes for the protein MDINNKARIHWACRRGMRELDISIMPFFEYEYDSLSDEDKQLFIRLLENDDPDLFNWLMNHGEPADTELQRMVLLIQTRNRERGPVAI